One genomic segment of Desulfonatronum thioautotrophicum includes these proteins:
- a CDS encoding phage minor head protein encodes MSILDDTLKYHHRVEQRANQLAMDMVEALEGAQTSILGKLARLQDRILKKPFLEDAAVRRKALLEAQKGEIERILSEVYSEIGDSIKDAAQDVFAATTTATAKHLATATGLGFSFTKLDRRIVNGWFEMSTVDGLLINDWLAKLKSTATDRIVAAGRQAMVEGLGVQSTARLMRQKGIQGSVPGLEGLARTWLQSAAHYSKEKVIMDQASDLVEGWRYVATLDQRTCLICGPDDGRVFKLGEAKPVLPRHWLCRCTYVPVTKTFRDLGMDVDELSGGERPAVKWEGRTVQHRDGSTSTKFTVSEATQVPSNLTYDSWLRGQLQTDPDFVRGVLGKTRFDLFAAGKLQLKSMSAHGRIKRLSEL; translated from the coding sequence ATGAGCATACTTGACGATACGCTCAAGTACCATCATCGCGTCGAGCAACGCGCCAATCAGCTGGCCATGGATATGGTCGAGGCCCTGGAGGGAGCGCAAACGTCCATCCTGGGAAAGCTGGCCAGGCTCCAGGACCGGATTCTGAAGAAGCCATTCCTTGAGGATGCGGCTGTTCGTCGCAAGGCCCTGCTGGAGGCCCAAAAAGGCGAGATAGAGCGCATTCTGTCCGAGGTCTACTCCGAGATAGGTGATAGCATCAAGGACGCGGCACAGGACGTTTTTGCGGCAACTACGACGGCCACGGCCAAACATTTGGCCACGGCCACGGGCCTGGGCTTCTCCTTCACCAAACTGGATAGGCGAATCGTCAATGGCTGGTTTGAGATGAGCACGGTTGACGGCCTGCTCATCAATGACTGGCTGGCCAAACTCAAGTCCACGGCCACTGACAGAATCGTCGCGGCTGGACGGCAAGCCATGGTGGAAGGCCTCGGGGTTCAATCCACTGCTCGCCTGATGCGGCAAAAAGGCATCCAGGGCAGTGTTCCGGGGCTGGAGGGTCTGGCCCGGACTTGGCTTCAATCTGCTGCCCACTACTCCAAAGAGAAAGTCATCATGGATCAGGCATCCGATTTGGTGGAGGGCTGGCGATACGTCGCGACCCTGGACCAGAGGACATGCCTTATATGTGGGCCCGACGATGGCCGAGTCTTCAAGCTGGGCGAGGCCAAGCCAGTGCTTCCCCGGCATTGGCTTTGCCGCTGTACCTACGTTCCGGTGACGAAGACCTTCCGCGACCTGGGCATGGACGTGGACGAGCTATCTGGAGGGGAGCGCCCTGCTGTAAAATGGGAGGGCCGCACGGTTCAGCACAGGGATGGCTCCACCTCCACCAAGTTCACGGTCTCCGAGGCCACACAGGTTCCATCGAATTTGACCTATGACTCCTGGCTGCGTGGCCAGCTACAGACTGACCCTGATTTTGTCCGTGGAGTGCTGGGCAAGACCAGATTCGACCTGTTCGCGGCTGGCAAGTTGCAACTCAAGAGCATGAGCGCCCACGGGCGGATCAAGAGGTTATCCGAACTATGA